One Papio anubis isolate 15944 chromosome 9, Panubis1.0, whole genome shotgun sequence genomic window carries:
- the SOAT2 gene encoding sterol O-acyltransferase 2 isoform X1 gives MEPGGARLRLQRTEGPGGEREHQPCRDGNTETHRAPDLVKWTRHMEAVKAQLLEQVQGQLRELLDRAMWEAIQSYPSQDKPPPLPPPDSLSRTQEPSPGKQKVFIIRKSLLDELMEVQHFRTIYHMFIAGLCVFIISTLAIDFIDEGRLLLEFDLLIFSFGQLPLALVTWVPMFLSTLLAPYQALRLWARPGARGTWTLGAGLGCALLAAHALVLCALPVHVAVEHQLPPASRCVLVFEQVRFLMKSYSFLREAVPGTLCARRGEGIQVPSFSSYLYFLFCPTLIYRETYPRTPYIRWNYVAKNFAQALGCVLYACFILGRLCVPVFANMSREPFSTRALVLSILHATLPGIFMLLLIFFAFLHCWLNAFAEMLRFGDRMFYRDWWNSTSFSNYYRTWNVVVHDWLYSYVYQDGLWLLGAQARGVAMLGVFLVSAVAHEYIFCFVLGFFYPVMLILFLVIGGMLNFMMHDQHTGPAWNVLMWTMLFLGQGIQVSLYCQEWYARQHCPLPQKEVSLCCPDSSRTPQPSSLLPLPSRVLRLQV, from the exons ATGGAGCCAGGCGGGGCCCGTCTGCGTCTGCAGAGGACAGAAGGGCCGGGAGGGGAGCGGGAACACCAACCCTGCAGAGATG GAAACACTGAGACGCACAGAGCCCCGGACTTGGTGAAATGGACCCGTCACATGGAG GCTGTGAAGGCACAATTGCTGGAGCAAGTGCAGGGACAACTGAGGGAGCTGCTGGATCGGGCCATGTGGGAGGCTATACAATCCTACCCATCTCAAGACAAACCTCCGCCCCTGCCTCCCCCAGATTCCTTGAGTAG GACCCAGGAGCCATCCCCGGGGAAACAGAAAGTTTTCATCATCCGCAAGTCCCTGCTTGA TGAGCTGATGGAGGTGCAGCATTTCCGCACCATCTACCACATGTTCATCGCTGGCCTGTGTGTCTTCATCATCAGCACCCTGGCCATCGACTTCATTGATGAGGGCAG GCTGCTGCTGGAGTTTGACCTACTGATCTTCAGCTTCGGACAGCTGCCGTTGGCGCTGGTGACCTGGGTGCCCATGTTTCTGTCCACCCTGCTGGCGCCGTACCAGGCCCTGCGGTTGTGGGCCAGGCCGGGGGCCAGGGGTACCTGGACGCTGGGGGCGGGCCTGGGCTGCGCGCTGCTAGCTGCTCACGCCCTGGTGCTCTGCGCACTGCCAGTCCACGTGGCCGTGGAGCATCAGCTCCCGCCGGCCTCCCGTTGTGTCCTGGTCTTCGAGCAG GTTAGGTTCCTGATGAAAAGCTACTCCTTCCTGAGAGAGGCTGTGCCTGGGACCCTTTGTGCCAGAAGAG GTGAGGGGATCCAGGTCCCCAGTTTCTCCAGCTACCTCTACTTCCTCTTCTGCCCAACACTCATCTACAGGGAGACTTACCCCAG GACGCCCTATATCAGGTGGAATTATGTGGCCAAGAACTTTGCTCAG GCCCTGGGCTGTGTGCTCTATGCCTGCTTCATCCTGGGCCGACTCTGTGTTCCTGTCTTTGCCAACATGAGCCGAGAGCCCTTCAGCACCCGTGCCCTGGTGCTCTCTATCCTGCATGCCACGTTGCCAG GAATCTTCATGCTGCTACTCAtcttctttgccttcctccattGCTGGCTCAACGCCTTTGCCGAGATGCTACGATTTGGAGACAGAATGTTCTACCGG GACTGGTGGAACTCAACGTCCTTCTCCAACTACTACCGCACTTGGAACGTGGTGGTCCATGACTGGCTGTACAGCTACGTGTATCAGGATGGGCTGTGG CTCCTTGGTGCCCAGGCCCGAGGGGTAGCCATGCTGGGTGTGTTCCTGGTCTCCGCAGTGGCCCATGAATATATCTTCTGCTTCGTCCTGGGGTTCTTCTATCCCGTCATGCTGATACTCTTCCTTGTTATTGGAG GAATGTTGAACTTCATGATGCATGACCAGCACACCGGCCCGGCATGGAACGTGCTGATGTGGACCATGCTGTTTCTGGGCCAGGGAATCCAGGTCAGCCTGTACTGCCAGGAGTGGTACGCACGGCAGCACTGCCCCTTACCCCAG
- the SOAT2 gene encoding sterol O-acyltransferase 2 isoform X2 — protein sequence MEPGGARLRLQRTEGPGGEREHQPCRDGNTETHRAPDLVKWTRHMEAVKAQLLEQVQGQLRELLDRAMWEAIQSYPSQDKPPPLPPPDSLSRTQEPSPGKQKVFIIRKSLLDELMEVQHFRTIYHMFIAGLCVFIISTLAIDFIDEGRLLLEFDLLIFSFGQLPLALVTWVPMFLSTLLAPYQALRLWARPGARGTWTLGAGLGCALLAAHALVLCALPVHVAVEHQLPPASRCVLVFEQVRFLMKSYSFLREAVPGTLCARRGEGIQVPSFSSYLYFLFCPTLIYRETYPRTPYIRWNYVAKNFAQALGCVLYACFILGRLCVPVFANMSREPFSTRALVLSILHATLPGIFMLLLIFFAFLHCWLNAFAEMLRFGDRMFYRDWWNSTSFSNYYRTWNVVVHDWLYSYVYQDGLWLLGAQARGVAMLGVFLVSAVAHEYIFCFVLGFFYPVMLILFLVIGGMLNFMMHDQHTGPAWNVLMWTMLFLGQGIQVSLYCQEWYARQHCPLPQTTFWGLVTPRSWSCHT from the exons ATGGAGCCAGGCGGGGCCCGTCTGCGTCTGCAGAGGACAGAAGGGCCGGGAGGGGAGCGGGAACACCAACCCTGCAGAGATG GAAACACTGAGACGCACAGAGCCCCGGACTTGGTGAAATGGACCCGTCACATGGAG GCTGTGAAGGCACAATTGCTGGAGCAAGTGCAGGGACAACTGAGGGAGCTGCTGGATCGGGCCATGTGGGAGGCTATACAATCCTACCCATCTCAAGACAAACCTCCGCCCCTGCCTCCCCCAGATTCCTTGAGTAG GACCCAGGAGCCATCCCCGGGGAAACAGAAAGTTTTCATCATCCGCAAGTCCCTGCTTGA TGAGCTGATGGAGGTGCAGCATTTCCGCACCATCTACCACATGTTCATCGCTGGCCTGTGTGTCTTCATCATCAGCACCCTGGCCATCGACTTCATTGATGAGGGCAG GCTGCTGCTGGAGTTTGACCTACTGATCTTCAGCTTCGGACAGCTGCCGTTGGCGCTGGTGACCTGGGTGCCCATGTTTCTGTCCACCCTGCTGGCGCCGTACCAGGCCCTGCGGTTGTGGGCCAGGCCGGGGGCCAGGGGTACCTGGACGCTGGGGGCGGGCCTGGGCTGCGCGCTGCTAGCTGCTCACGCCCTGGTGCTCTGCGCACTGCCAGTCCACGTGGCCGTGGAGCATCAGCTCCCGCCGGCCTCCCGTTGTGTCCTGGTCTTCGAGCAG GTTAGGTTCCTGATGAAAAGCTACTCCTTCCTGAGAGAGGCTGTGCCTGGGACCCTTTGTGCCAGAAGAG GTGAGGGGATCCAGGTCCCCAGTTTCTCCAGCTACCTCTACTTCCTCTTCTGCCCAACACTCATCTACAGGGAGACTTACCCCAG GACGCCCTATATCAGGTGGAATTATGTGGCCAAGAACTTTGCTCAG GCCCTGGGCTGTGTGCTCTATGCCTGCTTCATCCTGGGCCGACTCTGTGTTCCTGTCTTTGCCAACATGAGCCGAGAGCCCTTCAGCACCCGTGCCCTGGTGCTCTCTATCCTGCATGCCACGTTGCCAG GAATCTTCATGCTGCTACTCAtcttctttgccttcctccattGCTGGCTCAACGCCTTTGCCGAGATGCTACGATTTGGAGACAGAATGTTCTACCGG GACTGGTGGAACTCAACGTCCTTCTCCAACTACTACCGCACTTGGAACGTGGTGGTCCATGACTGGCTGTACAGCTACGTGTATCAGGATGGGCTGTGG CTCCTTGGTGCCCAGGCCCGAGGGGTAGCCATGCTGGGTGTGTTCCTGGTCTCCGCAGTGGCCCATGAATATATCTTCTGCTTCGTCCTGGGGTTCTTCTATCCCGTCATGCTGATACTCTTCCTTGTTATTGGAG GAATGTTGAACTTCATGATGCATGACCAGCACACCGGCCCGGCATGGAACGTGCTGATGTGGACCATGCTGTTTCTGGGCCAGGGAATCCAGGTCAGCCTGTACTGCCAGGAGTGGTACGCACGGCAGCACTGCCCCTTACCCCAG ACAACCTTCTGGGGGCTGGTGACACCTCGATCTTGGTCCTGCCATACCTAG
- the IGFBP6 gene encoding insulin-like growth factor-binding protein 6 — MTPYRLLPPLLLLALLLAASPGGALARCPGCGQGVQAGCPGGCVEEEDGGSPAQGCAEAEGCLRREGQECGVYTPNCALGLQCHPPEDDEAPLRALLLGRGRCLPARAPAVAEENPKESKLQAGTGRPQDANRRNQQKNPGTSTTPSQPNSAGVQDTEMGPCRRHLDSVLQQLQTEVYRGAQTLYVPNCDHRGFYRKRQCRSSQGQRRGPCWCVDRMGKPLPGSPDGNGSSSCPTGSSG, encoded by the exons ATGACCCCCTACAGGCTGctgccgccgctgctgctgctaGCTCTGCTGCTCGCTGCCAGCCCAGGAGGCGCCTTGGCGCGGTGCCCAGGCTGCGGGCAAGGGGTGCAAGCGGGTTGTCCAGGGGGCTGCGTGGAGGAAGAGGATGGGGGGTCGCCAGCGCAGGGCTGCGCGGAAGCTGAGGGCTGTCTcaggagggaggggcaggagtgCGGGGTCTACACCCCTAACTGCGCCCTAGGACTGCAGTGCCATCCGCCCGAGGACGACGAGGCGCCTTTGCGGGCGCTGCTGCTCGGCCGAGGCCGCTGCCTTCCGGCCCGCGCGCCCGCGG TTGCAGAGGAGAATCCTAAGGAGAGTAAACTCCAAGCAGGCACTGGCCGCCCACAGGATGCGAACCGCAGAAACCAACAGAAGAATCCAGGCACCTCTACCACACCCTCCCAGCCCAATTCTGCAGGTGTCCAAGACACTGAGATG ggccCATGCCGTAGACATCTGGACTCAGTGCTGCAGCAACTCCAGACTGAGGTCTACCGAGGGGCTCAAACGCTCTACGTGCCCAACTGTGACCATCGAGGCTTCTACCGGAAGCGACAG TGCCGCTCCTCCCAGGGGCAGCGCCGAGGTCCCTGTTGGTGTGTGGATCGTATGGGCAAGCCCCTGCCAGGGTCTCCAGATGGCAATGGAAGCTCCTCCTGCCCCACTGGGAGCAGCGGCTAA